From the genome of Pseudomonas sp. AB6, one region includes:
- the arnF gene encoding 4-amino-4-deoxy-L-arabinose-phosphoundecaprenol flippase subunit ArnF, whose translation MNLRRGVTFAMGSVLLVSGAQLGMRWSMTRLPSPTQWLDTLNNGSIDRLAISVVSAAILAYALSMLCWLLALRDLPLGRAYSLLSISYALVYLLAASLPVFQEQFSASKTLGVTLVILGVITINSQRSSATRSRNSA comes from the coding sequence ATGAACCTGCGACGCGGCGTCACATTCGCCATGGGCAGCGTGTTGTTGGTCAGCGGTGCGCAACTGGGTATGCGTTGGAGCATGACGCGCTTGCCCTCGCCCACCCAATGGCTGGATACCCTGAATAACGGCAGTATCGACAGGCTGGCTATCAGCGTCGTCTCTGCGGCGATTCTGGCCTACGCCCTTTCGATGCTGTGTTGGTTGCTCGCATTGCGCGACCTGCCTCTAGGCCGAGCCTATTCTTTGCTCAGCATCAGTTACGCATTGGTTTATTTACTGGCAGCGAGCCTGCCGGTTTTCCAGGAACAGTTCAGCGCTTCCAAAACATTGGGTGTGACCTTGGTTATCCTCGGCGTCATCACCATTAACTCACAACGCAGCTCCGCGACACGGTCCAGGAATTCCG